In a genomic window of bacterium:
- the der gene encoding ribosome biogenesis GTPase Der yields MSYVAIVGRPNVGKSTLFNRILGKRQAIVEDIDGVTRDRNYGAASWLGRDFTLVDTGGLDPLVEEGLFTLTREQAMVAIEEADMILFVVDTRSGIAPADDEVAKILRRTDKPVLLVANKSEGKGGELEAADFYRLGLGEVYPVSALHGSGVADLLDEIIFKLPEKEPVTEVEHDMRVAVIGKPNTGKSTLVNRVLGYERVLVSDIPGTTADTVDSLVERNGKRYLLVDTAGVRRKARVTGAIEHFSVLRTLNAVERCHVCLLLVDSSEGLVDQDLRIAGLVNEAGRGLVVCLNKWDLVEKDHRTFDETVKDIREKLFFYPGVPVISISGLTGLRVEKVFEVVDQVYQDARKELTTRQVNDTLEKAIEGHQPHLVRGQRLKFYYATQVGTNPPRFVIFTNRPKDIKDHYTRYIERVFREEHGFAGSPVRLIFKRGREDRHK; encoded by the coding sequence ATGTCTTATGTTGCCATCGTTGGAAGGCCAAACGTCGGAAAATCAACCCTGTTTAACCGGATCCTGGGAAAACGTCAGGCCATCGTGGAGGATATAGATGGGGTCACAAGGGATCGAAACTACGGTGCTGCCAGTTGGCTGGGTCGTGACTTCACTCTGGTGGATACGGGAGGACTGGATCCCCTGGTGGAAGAGGGACTTTTCACACTGACGCGGGAACAGGCCATGGTGGCCATCGAGGAGGCCGATATGATCCTTTTCGTGGTGGACACCCGTTCAGGCATAGCTCCCGCGGACGATGAAGTGGCGAAGATACTGAGGCGCACCGATAAGCCGGTCCTCCTTGTGGCCAATAAATCCGAAGGTAAGGGAGGAGAGCTGGAGGCCGCTGACTTCTACAGGCTTGGGCTGGGTGAGGTCTACCCTGTCTCGGCCCTTCACGGGTCCGGCGTGGCGGATCTTCTTGACGAAATTATCTTCAAGCTTCCGGAAAAGGAGCCTGTAACAGAGGTTGAGCACGATATGCGTGTGGCAGTGATCGGAAAGCCCAATACCGGCAAATCAACTCTGGTCAACAGGGTTCTGGGTTATGAACGGGTCCTTGTATCAGACATTCCCGGGACCACTGCCGACACGGTGGACAGTCTTGTGGAAAGGAACGGTAAGCGTTACCTGCTGGTGGACACCGCTGGAGTCCGGAGGAAAGCCAGGGTCACCGGGGCGATCGAACACTTCTCGGTTCTGCGGACGCTAAACGCAGTGGAGCGCTGCCACGTGTGTCTCCTCCTCGTGGACAGCTCGGAAGGGCTGGTGGACCAGGACCTGCGCATTGCCGGTCTTGTGAATGAGGCTGGCCGAGGTCTGGTGGTTTGCCTTAACAAATGGGACCTGGTGGAAAAGGACCACAGGACCTTCGACGAAACGGTGAAGGATATCAGGGAAAAACTGTTTTTTTACCCCGGTGTTCCGGTCATCTCTATCTCCGGCCTCACCGGCCTGAGGGTCGAAAAGGTTTTTGAAGTCGTGGATCAAGTCTACCAGGATGCCAGGAAGGAACTTACTACAAGACAGGTGAACGACACCCTGGAAAAAGCGATCGAGGGGCACCAGCCGCACCTGGTGCGTGGCCAGCGCCTCAAGTTCTACTACGCCACTCAAGTGGGCACCAACCCTCCGCGCTTCGTGATCTTTACCAACCGTCCGAAGGACATTAAAGACCATTATACCCGGTACATCGAGAGGGTCTTCAGGGAGGAACACGGTTTCGCGGGATCCCCTGTCAGGCTCATTTTTAAACGGGGTAGGGAGGATAGGCATAAATAA